CACGCGCTCGACCTCGATGGCGTCGGTGCCGATGGCGACGATCATGGCAGGTTGTTCGTTGTTGGGTTGTTAGCCTTGATGCGACAAAAGACTTTCACCACGGAGGCACGGAGACACGGAGAGTACTGATCTCGAAGCCCGCCCAGTGGTCCTCCCAACGTTCATTGGAAATGGAGTGAGCAGAGGCCCGCGCCTTCGCGATGGCACCGAGCCCTCCGTGTCTCCGTGCCTCCGTGGTGAGGCGTTTTCTGTCTCATCAAGGGTAGGTGTTCGGTCTGAGGGTCCAACGCAACGCGATCTCTCTGACTGGCAACCCAACAACCTAACCCGGATTATTCACACTTTCGACGGCGCGGCCAGTGTTCGAGGCGTAAAGGGCGCCAGATGAGGTGCGGCAGAGCGGCGAGCGGGGTGTAGCGGGTCAGTGAGCGGCAAGTGCGGGTCGTAGGTAGACCGCGGATGATCCCGAGAGACGCGATGAGATCAAAGAAGCGCGCGGACGACCCGCGCACGGACATAGCACCGCCGTGCGCCCCGATCGGGGCGCCGCGGCGAGCGAGGTTGCAGCGAGGGGGAGGCGGGGGCGTGCGGCTATCCCGGCGCGCCGAGGGGGGCCATGTGGGTGAGGACGCGCTCAAACAGCGCCTGCCCCGGCCACCCGCTGGCGAGGTGGAACCACACCCGGCGCACCGAGCGGTGAACGCGGGCGCCCACTTTGAACAGACGCCCGCGCAGCGTGGCCATCGTGCTGCGGGCCAGCTCGGTCCCGACGAGCACGCGGCGGCGGAAGAGCACTGCCAGGTTGTACGCGTACGCATGCAGTTGGAGCCGGAAGGCATTGGCGCGATAGGCCGCACACGACAGCCGATCGGCGGCCAGATCGTTCTTGAGTTCCTTGATGTAGTTCTCGGCCTGCCCGCGTTGCTCGTACCAGTGGAAGATTTGCTGAGCCCGGCCGCGGCGGTTGGTCACCACGAAGCGCAGATTCCGTCCCTCGGCGGTGCGTTCGATCTTGGCCACCACGCGGCGCGGGCGGTGCCAACTGTGGGCTTGGTAGGAAAAGCTGGCATACAGCCGCACGCGCGCCCCGCGCCGTTCCCAGAGCGCTTCGGCCTTCTCGCACAGCGGCTGCACCAGGGTCTGCAGTCTGGAGTTGCGGGCAAAGCCGATCGCGTAACGCAGCCCGTGGCGCTCGGCATACGCGAGCAGATCGGGCTTGGCGAACTCCCCATCGGCGCGCAGCGCCAGCGGCTGGGCGGGACCGAAGTGGCCGCGCAGCCGCGCCAGCA
The genomic region above belongs to bacterium and contains:
- a CDS encoding IS1380 family transposase is translated as MAFDGGEITSDAGLVLLREFDERVGVTAALPTLIADPRDTRFTEHELLTLLRQRLYQIAAGYEDANDATALRRDPTLCTVAARGLTALASQPTLSRLENGVAWESIRLLETQGTEWLCRYEPRGPRDEIILDVDSTEDPTHGQQPFTFFNQHYGGYMYHPVLIFDGRSGLLLGSRLRPGNAMGSRQVIPLLRPLLARLRGHFGPAQPLALRADGEFAKPDLLAYAERHGLRYAIGFARNSRLQTLVQPLCEKAEALWERRGARVRLYASFSYQAHSWHRPRRVVAKIERTAEGRNLRFVVTNRRGRAQQIFHWYEQRGQAENYIKELKNDLAADRLSCAAYRANAFRLQLHAYAYNLAVLFRRRVLVGTELARSTMATLRGRLFKVGARVHRSVRRVWFHLASGWPGQALFERVLTHMAPLGAPG